One region of gamma proteobacterium HIMB55 genomic DNA includes:
- a CDS encoding DNA/RNA helicase, superfamily II, SNF2 family (PFAM: Helicase conserved C-terminal domain; RNA polymerase recycling family C-terminal; SNF2 family N-terminal domain), with protein MTFDIGQRWISHADLELGLGICVEVDARRVTLLYPSAEEERTYALDRAPLTRYELKAGDKLTHIDGRTLEVTEVCPLGNTLSYEAIEPESGETFSVHEQFIAPEVSVNTPQDRLLNNQLDKIGDFQLRFETLTERARYQASNTSGLIGARTSLLSHQLFVASEVGRRLAPRVLLADEVGLGKTIEAGLILSQQFLRGRAQRVFVAVPDPLLHQWLVEMLRRFNLQFSIYDDARFEAEEGAFDFGNDQLVLSPWSFIKHNVTARMLLLESDWDFVIVDEAHHLNLGEEAQDELDVTLTQLARKSRGLLLLTATPGQSGVDSHFSRLQLLDPDRFSDLDKFTEEQRQFEQTYELIERLRAGEDVSNLPAGIDPTQSADDIVQSLVDQYGTGRVLFRNSRKSVSGFPQRILHQYELHQDDAALSVADSHRTKWLATLLKSLKPQKVLVICRDKATAMELEHYLHLQAGIRCASFHEDLSLLERDRAAAYFADEESGARALICSEIGSEGRNFQFSQHLVCFDLPHHPDLLEQRIGRLDRIGQRGDVNIHVPIAPNSTESVRFTWFHEGLNSFETSCSIGHLIYDELGDALQASEVQGQLSPELLQQTITLRNQLNQQMDRGRDRLLELTSHKPDLARELIGEIESNERTSELQRFTDNLFDRLGIYTEEGPENSLILKPSENLVTGELPFLDDGGITCTFERDTALARDDLHFLTWEHPLVRETIDIVYNSELGNASVAMIKAKSIKPGTVMVETLHTADCPAPKRLEIGRYLDQSPLRSLITLDGRDLGKAISCENLTKLIKPVSITQSAGVIRELRPKLVAALAELDKRAEAHVKHLQETAQVTAETSLRAEAHRLRSLGERNGSVREDEVSAVEQLLTETTEAVLRAEPRLQGIRVVVAT; from the coding sequence ATGACCTTTGATATCGGACAACGGTGGATCAGCCATGCTGATCTCGAGCTTGGTTTGGGCATTTGTGTTGAGGTCGATGCGCGACGTGTCACCTTACTGTACCCCTCAGCTGAAGAAGAGCGCACTTACGCACTCGATCGCGCACCACTGACGCGCTATGAGCTTAAAGCCGGCGATAAGTTGACCCACATCGATGGACGCACACTCGAGGTAACAGAAGTGTGCCCTCTTGGAAATACGCTGAGCTACGAAGCTATCGAACCAGAGAGCGGCGAGACATTTTCGGTTCACGAGCAGTTCATTGCGCCAGAGGTCTCTGTCAACACGCCCCAAGATCGCCTGCTCAACAATCAGCTCGATAAAATTGGGGATTTCCAGCTGCGCTTTGAGACACTAACGGAGCGCGCTCGTTATCAAGCAAGCAACACATCCGGACTTATTGGCGCACGCACCTCGCTATTATCACATCAGCTCTTCGTGGCAAGCGAGGTAGGACGTCGTTTGGCACCAAGAGTACTTCTTGCTGACGAGGTTGGCCTTGGAAAGACCATTGAGGCAGGACTCATACTCTCGCAGCAGTTTTTACGCGGCCGCGCACAGCGCGTTTTCGTCGCGGTTCCCGATCCCCTGCTGCACCAATGGCTGGTCGAGATGCTGCGCCGCTTTAATCTGCAATTTTCTATCTATGATGACGCGCGCTTCGAGGCAGAAGAAGGCGCTTTTGACTTCGGAAACGATCAACTGGTGCTCTCGCCTTGGTCCTTCATCAAGCACAACGTCACGGCGCGGATGTTGTTGCTCGAATCAGATTGGGATTTTGTCATTGTCGATGAAGCCCACCACCTCAACCTGGGAGAAGAGGCGCAAGATGAGCTTGATGTCACCCTAACGCAGTTGGCACGCAAAAGCCGTGGTTTGCTTCTACTAACGGCTACGCCTGGACAATCTGGCGTCGACAGCCACTTCTCACGACTCCAGTTACTCGATCCTGACCGTTTCTCTGATCTCGACAAATTCACCGAGGAGCAGCGTCAATTCGAGCAAACCTACGAACTCATAGAAAGACTTCGTGCTGGAGAGGATGTGTCCAACCTCCCCGCGGGCATTGACCCAACGCAATCAGCCGATGACATCGTCCAGTCGCTGGTCGATCAATACGGCACGGGACGTGTGTTGTTCCGTAATTCGCGAAAATCGGTGTCAGGCTTCCCGCAACGCATTTTGCACCAATACGAGCTACATCAAGATGATGCTGCACTATCTGTTGCTGATAGCCATAGAACAAAATGGCTTGCGACCTTATTAAAGAGTCTCAAACCGCAAAAAGTGCTTGTTATTTGCCGAGACAAAGCAACAGCCATGGAGCTTGAACACTACCTCCACCTACAAGCCGGTATTCGTTGCGCATCCTTCCACGAGGATCTGTCGCTACTAGAGCGCGATCGCGCGGCAGCCTACTTTGCGGATGAAGAAAGCGGAGCTCGGGCCCTCATCTGCTCAGAGATAGGTAGTGAGGGAAGAAATTTCCAATTTAGCCAGCATCTCGTGTGTTTCGACCTGCCACACCATCCTGACTTACTCGAACAACGGATAGGACGACTGGATCGTATAGGGCAGCGCGGTGACGTCAATATTCATGTCCCCATTGCGCCGAATTCCACTGAATCGGTGCGCTTCACATGGTTCCACGAGGGACTAAATAGCTTTGAGACGAGCTGCTCCATCGGACACCTTATCTACGACGAGCTTGGCGACGCGTTGCAAGCGAGCGAAGTACAAGGCCAGCTCTCCCCTGAGCTTTTGCAGCAAACCATTACGCTCAGAAACCAACTGAATCAGCAAATGGATCGAGGGCGCGATCGATTGCTTGAGCTCACCTCACATAAACCAGACCTCGCTCGTGAGTTGATCGGTGAGATCGAGAGCAACGAGAGAACCTCAGAGTTGCAACGGTTTACCGACAACCTGTTTGACCGACTCGGCATCTACACTGAAGAAGGCCCAGAGAACAGCTTAATTCTCAAGCCCTCAGAGAATCTCGTCACGGGTGAATTACCCTTCCTCGATGACGGCGGGATTACCTGTACCTTCGAGCGTGACACCGCCCTTGCCAGAGACGATCTCCATTTCCTGACATGGGAACACCCATTGGTGAGGGAAACCATTGATATCGTCTATAACTCTGAGCTCGGCAATGCCTCGGTGGCGATGATAAAGGCCAAAAGTATCAAGCCCGGGACTGTCATGGTCGAAACCCTCCATACCGCGGACTGTCCTGCTCCAAAACGTCTAGAGATCGGACGTTACCTCGACCAATCACCCTTGCGGTCGCTGATCACACTCGATGGCCGTGATCTCGGCAAAGCGATCTCCTGTGAAAATCTGACCAAACTGATCAAACCCGTCAGCATTACGCAGAGTGCCGGTGTCATTCGCGAACTGCGACCCAAACTCGTCGCTGCTCTCGCCGAATTAGATAAGCGCGCCGAGGCGCATGTGAAACACCTACAGGAAACGGCACAAGTTACTGCTGAAACCTCACTCCGTGCCGAAGCACATCGATTACGCTCGCTTGGCGAGCGCAATGGCTCGGTCAGAGAGGATGAAGTCTCGGCAGTGGAGCAGTTGTTAACCGAGACAACGGAAGCCGTTTTGCGCGCAGAGCCGCGGCTGCAAGGTATCCGCGTAGTCGTAGCAACGTAG
- a CDS encoding hydrolase, TatD family (PFAM: TatD related DNase~TIGRFAM: hydrolase, TatD family), whose translation MGKKARPPIPLLSGKIIETHCHLDYLSGEELVSTISKSRDVGVEKIITIAVSEDNQAVVRDIAESDPNIWCTQGLHPHEAASWSESFGDGLRSNATHPKVLAVGEIGLDYYYEHADPKTQIAAFEGQLGVAVEHDKPVVIHTREAEEDTKAVLRSVSNSLTKKGVIHSFTSSLDLAEFCLGEGFYLGFNGIATFKNAENVREVIRATPLERILLETDAPYLTPVPYRGVPNAPFYLPFIAQTVADLKHVSVEELLSVTYQNSLDCFF comes from the coding sequence ATGGGTAAAAAAGCCAGACCGCCAATTCCGCTGCTAAGCGGTAAGATCATTGAGACTCACTGTCACCTTGACTACCTCAGTGGCGAAGAGCTGGTTAGCACTATCAGCAAATCTCGAGATGTTGGTGTGGAGAAAATCATCACCATTGCTGTGTCAGAAGATAATCAGGCAGTGGTTCGAGATATCGCTGAATCAGACCCAAATATTTGGTGCACACAAGGCCTGCATCCCCATGAAGCAGCGTCTTGGAGCGAGTCTTTTGGCGATGGTCTTCGGTCAAACGCAACTCATCCTAAGGTACTTGCGGTCGGTGAGATTGGTCTCGATTACTATTACGAGCACGCAGACCCCAAAACCCAAATTGCCGCCTTCGAAGGCCAACTCGGGGTGGCCGTTGAGCACGATAAGCCTGTTGTCATTCATACCCGCGAGGCGGAGGAAGACACCAAGGCTGTGCTTAGAAGTGTCTCTAATTCATTAACGAAAAAAGGCGTCATTCACAGCTTCACGAGTAGCCTCGATCTTGCTGAGTTTTGTCTCGGTGAGGGCTTCTATCTGGGGTTCAATGGAATCGCTACATTCAAGAACGCAGAGAACGTTCGTGAGGTTATCAGAGCAACGCCATTAGAGCGCATCCTCCTTGAGACCGATGCACCCTATCTGACACCTGTGCCCTACCGCGGCGTGCCCAATGCGCCTTTTTATCTGCCTTTTATTGCGCAAACAGTGGCTGATCTGAAGCATGTAAGCGTAGAAGAACTACTGTCGGTGACCTACCAGAACAGTCTGGACTGCTTTTTTTAA
- a CDS encoding transcriptional regulator (PFAM: LysR substrate binding domain; Bacterial regulatory helix-turn-helix protein, lysR family): MDTSQLSRVDLNLLVALHVLLEEKSVSRAAERLHVTQPAMSKTLNRLRETFDDPLFARSKRGIQPTPRAEALSSQLVNVLSDIESLLDAGEFSPNAFRGEIVIAISEYVGFTLLPSLTSRLETRAPKLKLRTITRAEHQLDLLADGSLDFAIQLSRPSYPREFRHHELASSPLAVFVRRDHPLTKQPIDENSLGLFPQINLYVADRNEVAEVDQSASDILGSAKGSLETSHLLTAFEILRSTNYTLVCPSYMARNDGATKDLVTLPIPEHLGRTIEYSLVAHQRTERSPIHQWFWNEVIDAVRALRVRTVHRG; this comes from the coding sequence ATGGATACCAGCCAACTTTCTCGGGTAGATCTTAACCTTCTTGTTGCACTACACGTCCTTTTGGAAGAAAAAAGCGTGTCTCGTGCAGCAGAGCGACTGCATGTGACACAACCTGCCATGTCAAAAACGCTGAATCGCTTGCGGGAGACCTTTGACGACCCGCTCTTTGCAAGGAGCAAGCGCGGTATTCAACCAACACCTCGCGCTGAAGCGCTCTCCAGTCAGCTAGTAAATGTCCTAAGCGATATCGAATCGTTACTCGATGCGGGCGAATTCAGCCCCAACGCTTTCCGGGGTGAAATCGTGATAGCCATCTCCGAATATGTGGGTTTCACCTTACTCCCCTCCCTGACTTCTCGGCTTGAGACACGCGCTCCTAAACTAAAGCTGCGCACCATTACGCGAGCCGAGCATCAACTTGATCTATTAGCTGATGGCTCTTTGGATTTTGCGATACAGCTGAGTCGACCTTCTTACCCACGGGAATTTAGGCACCATGAGCTCGCAAGCTCTCCCCTCGCAGTTTTTGTCCGAAGAGACCATCCTCTGACCAAACAGCCCATTGATGAAAACAGTCTTGGGCTATTCCCGCAGATCAATCTGTATGTTGCAGATAGAAATGAAGTTGCGGAGGTGGACCAATCCGCTTCAGACATTCTGGGGAGCGCGAAGGGTAGCTTAGAAACGTCCCACCTACTGACCGCGTTTGAAATATTACGCAGCACCAACTACACCTTAGTATGTCCCTCCTACATGGCGCGTAACGATGGCGCTACGAAGGATCTAGTGACCCTGCCCATACCGGAACATCTTGGAAGAACGATCGAATACTCACTCGTTGCCCATCAACGAACAGAGCGGTCACCTATTCACCAATGGTTTTGGAACGAAGTGATTGACGCCGTGCGAGCCCTGCGTGTCCGAACGGTACATCGCGGCTAA
- a CDS encoding putative methyltransferase (PFAM: Putative methyltransferase) has protein sequence MANTKHLRSIAGLDVPYASHPAIRALKRRGHSPSIHGTKLWGSSQILIDYLSSTTTVSPKTVIDAGCGWGLAGIWCAKEFNAAVGSLDADPDVMPYLELTAELNNTAVTPIVGRFEDLNAGILSATDLLIGADICFWDELVEPVVNMISTAIESGTKQIVIADPQRAPFLSVCERILEDFGGDLLEWRAEGTKTVGALLIIENA, from the coding sequence TTGGCAAACACAAAACACTTGAGATCGATTGCAGGTCTGGATGTGCCCTATGCGTCACATCCAGCCATCCGAGCGCTTAAGCGCCGAGGTCATTCCCCCTCCATCCACGGAACAAAACTCTGGGGTTCAAGCCAAATTCTCATCGACTATTTGTCATCGACCACCACAGTGAGTCCCAAGACCGTGATCGATGCAGGTTGTGGCTGGGGCCTCGCGGGGATTTGGTGCGCTAAAGAATTCAATGCAGCTGTCGGGTCGCTCGATGCAGACCCCGACGTCATGCCGTATCTAGAGCTGACCGCAGAGCTAAACAATACTGCTGTCACACCCATAGTCGGCCGATTCGAAGATTTAAACGCAGGTATCTTGTCTGCAACTGACCTGCTGATCGGCGCTGATATCTGTTTCTGGGATGAACTGGTCGAGCCTGTTGTCAACATGATCTCTACCGCCATCGAGAGTGGCACCAAACAGATCGTCATAGCAGACCCTCAACGCGCACCCTTCCTTAGTGTGTGCGAACGGATTTTAGAGGACTTCGGTGGTGACCTTTTGGAGTGGCGAGCTGAGGGCACAAAAACGGTTGGAGCTCTGCTCATCATTGAAAACGCCTAG
- a CDS encoding cold shock protein (PFAM: 'Cold-shock' DNA-binding domain) — translation MSDRCVGTVKWFNNAKGFGFITMPDRTEDIFVHFRAIEGEGFKSLAEGEEVEFELAEGPKGLQAEAVKKRS, via the coding sequence ATGTCAGATAGATGTGTCGGCACCGTAAAGTGGTTCAACAATGCAAAGGGATTTGGCTTCATCACGATGCCGGATCGCACCGAAGATATCTTCGTCCACTTTCGTGCTATTGAAGGTGAAGGCTTTAAAAGTCTTGCTGAAGGTGAGGAAGTTGAGTTCGAGCTGGCCGAGGGGCCGAAAGGACTTCAAGCTGAAGCGGTAAAAAAACGCAGCTAA
- a CDS encoding valyl-tRNA synthetase (PFAM: tRNA synthetases class I (I, L, M and V); Anticodon-binding domain; Valyl tRNA synthetase tRNA binding arm~TIGRFAM: valyl-tRNA synthetase), with product MDKTFSPAAIEAQWYAEWESKNYFAPKDGDGAYCIPIPPPNVTGTLHMGHGFQQAIMDALIRYNRMKGKSTLWQVGTDHAGIATQMLVERQLEAKGVSRHDLGRDAFIDKVWEWKAESGGTITQQLRRLGASVDWTRERFTMDPDLSAVVKEVFVRLYNEGLIYRGQRLVNWDPKLHTAISDLEVVQEEESGSLWHLRYPVIDSDEVIVVATTRPETMLGDTAVAVNPSDERYQHLVGKHIALPLCDRQIPIIADDYVDAEFGSGCVKITPAHDFNDYAMGERHDLPVINILTADAQINENAPEAFRGMDRFDARKAIVSAMDEIGLLEKIEDHTLKVPRGDRSGVVIEPWLTLQWYVDAKKLAGPAIEAVESGAIEFVPKQWENTYYAWMRDIQDWCISRQLWWGHRIPAWYDEDDNVYVGEDEAAVRRDNNLTEATALRQDDDVLDTWFSSALWTFSTLGWPEETEELAKFHPASVLVTGFDIIFFWVARMIMMTLHLKGEVPFKQVYVHGLVRDGEGQKMSKSKGNVLDPIDLIDGIDLEALVAKRTSSMMQPKQAQKVEKATRKQFPDGIPGYGTDALRFTFYSLASTGRDIKFDLGRMEGFRNFCNKLWNASRYVLMNTETFASDTASPTYSLADRWIRSRLQTAITETSRSIEQYRFDHAAQTLYDFVWNEYCDWYLELSKPVLWNDEASASEKQGTLLTLLEVLETVLRLLHPMMPFITEEIWQNVAPRLGRQGDTLMLAAWPNAHQDQSDADAENDIEWLKTVISAIRTIRSEANIAPGETLEVLLGKASPSDEENLEKHRQSLEKLAKVKSARVLTDAEEQPPALTALAGTLEVMVPMAGVVDVDKELARLDKELERMMADQARTSAKLQNKNFVDRAPEAVVAKEKQKLEELEAGIASIAAQKSKIEELR from the coding sequence ATGGATAAAACGTTTTCGCCGGCGGCAATCGAAGCGCAATGGTATGCCGAGTGGGAATCGAAGAACTACTTCGCACCCAAGGATGGTGACGGCGCTTACTGCATACCTATCCCGCCGCCTAATGTGACCGGCACATTGCACATGGGACATGGGTTCCAGCAAGCCATCATGGATGCCCTCATTCGCTACAACCGCATGAAAGGAAAGAGCACGCTCTGGCAGGTGGGCACCGATCATGCGGGCATCGCCACGCAGATGTTGGTCGAGCGACAACTTGAAGCAAAAGGCGTGTCACGTCACGACTTGGGACGAGACGCCTTCATTGACAAGGTTTGGGAGTGGAAAGCCGAGTCAGGTGGAACCATCACCCAGCAACTGCGTCGGCTCGGTGCATCTGTCGACTGGACACGTGAACGCTTCACAATGGACCCCGATTTATCTGCGGTCGTTAAAGAGGTCTTCGTCCGACTTTACAACGAAGGATTGATCTATCGCGGACAACGCCTTGTTAACTGGGATCCAAAATTACACACCGCCATTTCGGATCTCGAGGTCGTGCAGGAGGAAGAGTCCGGATCGCTGTGGCATTTACGCTACCCCGTAATCGATTCCGATGAGGTGATCGTTGTTGCCACAACCCGTCCCGAGACTATGCTCGGTGATACCGCCGTGGCTGTTAATCCAAGTGATGAGCGATACCAGCATCTCGTTGGCAAACACATTGCACTGCCGCTGTGTGACCGCCAAATCCCCATCATCGCCGACGATTACGTAGATGCTGAATTCGGATCAGGTTGCGTCAAGATCACACCCGCTCACGACTTCAACGATTACGCCATGGGCGAGCGTCATGACCTACCCGTGATTAATATTCTGACGGCGGATGCGCAGATCAATGAAAACGCTCCTGAAGCCTTCAGAGGAATGGACCGCTTCGACGCGCGTAAAGCGATTGTTTCAGCCATGGACGAGATTGGTCTACTGGAGAAAATTGAAGACCACACGCTAAAGGTACCGCGAGGCGATCGATCAGGCGTCGTTATAGAGCCCTGGTTGACGCTTCAGTGGTACGTCGACGCGAAGAAACTTGCAGGCCCCGCTATTGAGGCGGTGGAGTCCGGGGCAATCGAGTTTGTGCCTAAGCAATGGGAGAACACGTATTACGCGTGGATGCGGGATATTCAAGATTGGTGTATCAGTCGCCAGTTGTGGTGGGGGCATCGAATCCCTGCCTGGTACGACGAAGACGATAACGTCTACGTGGGTGAAGATGAGGCCGCAGTCAGACGCGACAACAATCTCACCGAGGCAACAGCACTCCGACAAGATGATGATGTTCTCGACACATGGTTTTCTTCTGCGCTGTGGACCTTTTCGACACTTGGATGGCCTGAGGAGACGGAAGAGCTAGCAAAATTTCACCCCGCATCAGTACTGGTGACTGGTTTCGACATTATCTTCTTCTGGGTAGCCCGAATGATCATGATGACGCTTCACCTCAAGGGTGAAGTGCCTTTCAAGCAGGTTTATGTCCATGGCTTGGTGCGTGATGGTGAAGGACAAAAAATGTCCAAGTCCAAAGGCAATGTCCTAGACCCCATTGATCTCATTGACGGAATAGATCTCGAGGCACTTGTGGCTAAACGCACCTCGAGCATGATGCAGCCCAAACAAGCGCAGAAAGTCGAAAAAGCGACGCGTAAACAGTTCCCAGACGGAATCCCCGGGTACGGGACCGACGCCCTCCGCTTCACTTTCTACTCACTGGCCTCCACAGGGCGCGATATCAAATTCGACCTTGGTCGAATGGAAGGATTCAGAAATTTCTGCAACAAGCTATGGAACGCCTCGCGCTATGTGTTAATGAACACCGAAACGTTTGCTTCCGACACTGCGTCGCCAACGTATAGCCTTGCCGATCGATGGATCCGTAGTCGCCTGCAAACAGCTATCACCGAGACGAGTCGAAGTATCGAGCAATATCGCTTTGATCACGCGGCACAGACGCTTTATGACTTTGTGTGGAATGAATATTGCGATTGGTATCTCGAGCTCTCGAAACCCGTGCTCTGGAATGACGAAGCCTCGGCCTCTGAAAAACAGGGGACGCTACTGACGCTTCTTGAGGTCCTAGAGACTGTCTTGCGATTGTTGCATCCAATGATGCCTTTCATTACCGAGGAAATCTGGCAAAACGTGGCGCCACGTCTGGGTCGGCAGGGAGATACGCTCATGCTAGCTGCATGGCCTAACGCCCATCAGGACCAGAGCGATGCTGATGCAGAGAATGACATCGAGTGGCTCAAGACAGTTATCTCTGCCATCAGAACGATTCGAAGTGAGGCAAATATCGCCCCAGGTGAAACACTCGAAGTCCTGTTAGGTAAAGCATCACCAAGTGACGAGGAAAACCTCGAGAAACATCGTCAGTCGCTCGAAAAGCTCGCAAAAGTGAAAAGTGCCCGCGTTCTAACAGACGCAGAAGAGCAGCCCCCTGCCCTTACTGCGCTCGCGGGAACACTAGAGGTCATGGTGCCGATGGCTGGTGTCGTTGATGTCGATAAAGAGCTAGCACGACTTGATAAAGAGCTCGAGAGAATGATGGCAGACCAGGCGAGGACGTCAGCAAAGCTCCAAAATAAAAACTTTGTCGATCGTGCACCCGAAGCTGTTGTCGCGAAAGAAAAGCAGAAACTCGAAGAGTTAGAAGCCGGAATAGCGTCCATTGCAGCACAAAAATCGAAGATCGAAGAGTTGCGTTAA
- a CDS encoding DNA polymerase III, chi subunit (PFAM: DNA polymerase III chi subunit, HolC), which translates to MTRVDFYVVKTAGAEARLSVAARLTEKALGRGHKIFINCESAEQLAALDNYLWEFKPTSFVPHETVSNNPDEQVVLGYEQGPESHNDVLINLALSPPPYFARFERVAEVVTQDEASLEALRSAWRHYRDRGYPLQKHELP; encoded by the coding sequence ATGACTCGGGTAGATTTCTATGTTGTCAAAACGGCCGGTGCTGAGGCTCGCCTCAGCGTGGCCGCCAGACTGACTGAAAAGGCTTTGGGTCGCGGACACAAGATTTTTATTAATTGCGAGTCGGCTGAACAATTGGCGGCGTTGGATAACTACCTCTGGGAGTTTAAGCCCACCAGTTTTGTACCGCATGAGACGGTCAGCAATAATCCAGATGAACAGGTTGTTCTGGGGTATGAGCAAGGCCCTGAATCGCACAATGATGTACTTATCAACCTCGCATTGTCTCCACCCCCCTACTTCGCGCGGTTTGAGCGTGTGGCAGAGGTTGTTACGCAGGACGAGGCGTCGCTTGAGGCGTTGAGAAGCGCCTGGCGACACTATCGCGACCGGGGCTATCCGCTTCAGAAACATGAGCTGCCATAG
- a CDS encoding leucyl aminopeptidase (PFAM: Cytosol aminopeptidase family, catalytic domain; Cytosol aminopeptidase family, N-terminal domain) — translation MTKLTVTATKAIKAPGTKHELVVVPLFTDQALSGQSAAVDVAAGGVLQRAMDLGEAEAKLGKVTTMIGSDSVARIVAVGCGDSDSFTGETQRTVSSAIGRILAASKARAATFVADSICADGDSMASFMEFLARDTAMSCYHYTATVGSPKPGPVFTKLTVAIGETISAAKAKKSLQNGLAIGQGANVTKELVNLPGNVCTPSYLAKEAKALGRKYDALSVSVLDEKKMASMGMGSLLSVGNGSDEPSKLIVIKYQGGKAKDAPYCLVGKGITFDTGGISLKPAKGMESMKFDMGGAGSVFGVMQAVAELDLKINVIGVVAAAENMPSGCATKPGDVVTSMSGKTIEILNTDAEGRLVLCDALTYVERFKPAEVVDIATLTGAIIVALGHEATGLFSNDDGLAASLTEAGLASGDEAWRLPINKHYDKQLNSKYADMQNIGTGSAGSITAACFLARFAEKYKWAHLDVAGTAFVSMQKGATGRPVPLLVEYLRQK, via the coding sequence ATGACAAAACTCACGGTAACTGCAACCAAGGCCATCAAAGCTCCAGGTACAAAGCACGAACTGGTGGTAGTTCCGCTTTTCACGGATCAAGCATTGTCGGGTCAGTCAGCAGCAGTGGATGTTGCGGCAGGCGGTGTCTTGCAGCGCGCCATGGATTTGGGTGAGGCCGAAGCCAAGCTCGGAAAGGTAACAACCATGATCGGCAGTGACTCGGTTGCACGCATTGTTGCGGTGGGGTGTGGGGACTCCGACAGCTTCACAGGCGAGACCCAGCGCACGGTCAGTTCCGCTATTGGACGAATCCTAGCGGCAAGCAAAGCGAGGGCTGCGACGTTCGTTGCTGACAGTATTTGCGCCGATGGAGATTCGATGGCGTCTTTCATGGAGTTTCTTGCGAGAGATACGGCGATGAGCTGTTATCACTACACGGCAACTGTCGGCTCACCAAAACCCGGCCCTGTGTTTACAAAACTCACTGTTGCAATTGGTGAGACGATCAGCGCTGCAAAAGCCAAAAAGTCTCTGCAGAACGGGCTCGCAATTGGCCAGGGTGCCAATGTCACAAAAGAATTGGTCAATCTACCCGGCAACGTTTGCACACCCAGCTACCTTGCCAAGGAAGCGAAAGCATTGGGCCGTAAATACGACGCCCTGTCCGTCTCTGTGCTCGATGAGAAGAAAATGGCGTCCATGGGCATGGGTTCCTTACTGTCTGTGGGCAACGGTAGCGATGAGCCCTCGAAACTTATTGTTATCAAGTACCAAGGCGGCAAGGCAAAAGACGCGCCTTATTGCTTGGTCGGTAAAGGCATTACTTTCGATACAGGTGGCATCTCGCTGAAACCTGCAAAAGGCATGGAGTCGATGAAATTCGATATGGGGGGCGCGGGATCGGTATTTGGCGTTATGCAAGCCGTCGCTGAGCTTGACCTGAAAATTAATGTTATCGGCGTCGTAGCGGCCGCCGAGAATATGCCAAGCGGTTGTGCGACCAAGCCTGGCGATGTGGTTACCTCCATGTCAGGAAAAACCATCGAGATCTTGAATACGGATGCTGAAGGCCGCTTGGTGCTCTGTGATGCCCTGACCTATGTTGAACGCTTCAAGCCCGCTGAGGTCGTCGATATCGCAACCCTTACCGGCGCTATTATCGTCGCACTGGGTCATGAAGCGACGGGGCTATTTTCGAATGATGACGGTCTTGCGGCCTCGCTAACAGAGGCGGGGCTAGCATCAGGAGACGAAGCATGGCGACTGCCGATCAATAAGCATTACGACAAGCAACTTAACAGCAAGTATGCAGATATGCAGAACATAGGAACGGGCTCAGCAGGCAGTATTACAGCAGCTTGTTTCCTCGCAAGATTCGCTGAAAAGTACAAGTGGGCCCACTTAGATGTGGCGGGTACAGCGTTTGTGAGCATGCAAAAAGGTGCCACGGGTAGACCCGTTCCGCTTCTCGTCGAATATTTGCGCCAAAAGTAA